From a single Miscanthus floridulus cultivar M001 chromosome 8, ASM1932011v1, whole genome shotgun sequence genomic region:
- the LOC136472617 gene encoding uncharacterized protein encodes MEEDPAADERRKNKGGLEWELERHYDDLEREMMLMAADRPHKQQRRHRPDLLQNCDLPPPAKLFGPVPTLHRLETAAAAAAKDHKGDVADDDLLRALRLSQSRAREAEDKLAAAGATNVDLAALLVRDSVALSAHRRWVMMLEAENSLLRGRRGVADPDHGAGGVAAWWVALAVCVGVAGVGLAPGRFLC; translated from the exons ATGGAGGAGGATCCGGCGGCCGAcgagaggaggaagaacaaggGCGGGCTGGAGTGGGAGCTGGAGCGCCACTACGACGACTTGGAGCGGGAGATGATGCTGATGGCCGCCGACCGGCCGCACAAGCAGCAGCGGCGGCACCGGCCCGATCTGCTCCAGAACTGCGACCTGCCCCCACCGGCCAAGCTCTTCGGCCCCGTCCCCACTCTGCACAG GCtggagaccgccgccgccgccgctgccaaggACCACAAGGGCGACGTCGCCGACGACGACCTGCTGCGGGCGCTGCGCCTGTCGCAGTCGCGCGCGCGGGAGGCGGAGGACAAGCTGGCGGCCGCGGGCGCCACCAACGTCGACCTCGCGGCGCTGCTCGTGCGGGACTCCGTCGCGCTGTCCGCGCACCGCCGCTGGGTCATGATGCTGGAGGCCGAGAACTCCCTGCTCCGAGGAAGACGAGGAGTTGCGGACCCGGACCACGGCGCCGGCGGGGTGGCCGCGTGGTGGGTCGCGCTCGCCGTCTGCGTCGGCGTCGCCGGCGTCGGCCTCGCGCCCGGCAGGTTCCTCTGCTGA